GCCGCGTACGTGACCGACCAGAAGGACGGCGGCGTCCATCCGCTCGGCACCGCTTAGCCCCGTACCGTCCAGTGCGGCGACGGCGCGCTCCATCCAGGACAACTCCCCAGGTCCCATCACCCGCGAGCCGAGGGTGGCCTCCAGCGTCCAGGGGTGTTGGGAAAAGACGGCGATCAACTGTCGGGCCCAGTCCTCCAGTTGCTCCCGCCAGCCACCGTGCGCCTTCTCTGCTGTCGGGTAGGGGCCGATCGCGGCGTCGACCATCAGTGCGACCAGCTCGGCCTTGCCCGGCACGTACCGGTACAGCGCCATCTTGGTGACGCCCAGTTGTGCGGCAACCCGCTGCATGGAGACATCGGCGGACCCCTCCGAGTCAGCGATTTCGATGCCGGCCCGCGCAATGCGGGGCAGGTCGAGTGTCGGCCTGGGGCCCCGCGCGGGCTTCGGGTGCGGCCCCCACAGCAGCCGCGCTGCCTCCGCGTGCTGGTCGCTCAAGTCTCCTCCGGTCCTGCCTTGTCGAAGCAATTCAACTGTGTCTATGGTACACAGTAATTATCAGTGTCCGTTGGACACAGTTTTAGTGAGAGGTACACCGTGAACAGGAACGTCCTCATCTCCGGTGCGAGCATCGCCGGCCCCGCGCTGGCCTACTGGCTGGGTCGCCACGGCTTCCACCCCACCGTCGTCGAACTCGCCCCGGCCCTGCGCACGGGCGGTCACGCCGTCGACTTCCGCGGTGAGACACACCTGACCGTGCTGGAACGCATGGGCCTGCTGCCGGAACTGCGTCGCATCCAGACCGGTGGTAGCCCGATGCGCTTTGTCGACGAAGCCGGTGAAACGCTGCTGCACCTGCCCGCCGAGTTTGCCGGCGGCGAGATAGAGGTCCTCCGCGAAGACCTGGCCCGGGTGCTGTACGAGCACAGCGTCCCCCACGCCGAGTACATCTTCGGCGACTCGATCACCGGACTTGCCGAGACCGCGTCCGGCGTGCGGGTCGAGTTCCAAAGCGGCGCTTCACGCGACTTCGACCTCGTGATCGGGGCGGACGGGCTGCACTCCAACGTCCGCCGCCTCGCCTTCGGTCCGGAGCAGGACTACGTCAGCCATCTCGGCTACTACGCCGCCACATGGCAGCTCCCCAGAGACAGCTACCCGGGGCTCGCGAAGGGCTCAGTCGGTTACAACGCGCCGGGGCGGCTCGCCTCCGCCGGTGCCGACCACCGGGACCCGGCGCAGGCGGGAGCATTCTTCGTCTTCGCCGCACCCGAGTTGTCGTACGACAGGCACGACCCCGAACAACAGAAGAAGTTGATAACCGACGCCCTCTGCGGCCTCGGCTGGGAGGTGCCCCACCTGCTCGCCTCTCTCGATCAGGCCCCCGATCTGTACTTCGATTCGATCAGTCGGGCCGACGTGGACACCTGGTCCAAAGGGCGGGTGTGCCTCGTCGGCGATGCCGCCTGCGGGGCCACCATCGGCGGCATGGGCACGGGAACCGCCATGGTCGCCGCCTACGTGCTGGCCGGCGAGCTGGCGCAAGCCCGAGGCGAGCACCGGAGGGCCTTCACCCGATACGAGAGCAGGCTCCGCAAGTACGCGGAGGGCTGTCAGGCAGGCGGAGAGCGCACCGGCAAGTTCCTGGCCCCTGCCACCGCCACCGGCCTGCGCCTCCGCAACACCTTGCTCTCGCGCCCCCTATTCCTGAACGTCATGCTCAAGCTGGGGGAGAGGGTCAGCAGCACCATCGCCCTGCCGGACTATCCAGGCGACCCCAGCCGCGTCAGGTGATGAATGACGCGGACTTCAGTGAAAGGAGTCCGGCGCCGGGGGGAGTCCGGCGGCTCTCATGCATGAGTTGTTCTGAGGGGCCATGGCCCCACCGGACCGCATCCGGTGTGCCCCTGATTCTTGTTCTCATACCCTCTCGCACAACAGCTTTCGGACAAAGCCCCTCGCGACAGGTCCTGCGACATCTGGCGCCCGCCGAACCGGCCTCCGCCGTCAAGCGGTTCGACCAGTCTCTGCGGTGCCCGCTGGGAGTGCCTGCCGTCCCAAGGTGGCGAAGTCGCACCGAAATACCGCGCCCCCGCTGCGCGCTCGCTCTTCAACTCTGCACGGAGCTCGAAGTGCGCGCCCTCGCCGATCGTGGACCCGGCGTCCACAACGCTTTTGAAGTCGGTTGGTGATGCGGGTCCGCTCGTTGACCAAGGTCGTTGTGCCTCTCGGTCAGCAACCGCAGGATCGTGGACTGGGGCCTAGGTCTCGTCCGGCACCTCGCCGACGTGGAGCGCCGCTGGTTCCGGCGTGTGCTCGCAGGAGAGGAAGCGCCGCTCCTCTGCGGCTCCGACGAACACCCTGACCAGGACTTCGACGGCGCCGTCCCCGATCCGGCCGTCACCGCCGCCGCGTGGGATGCCTGGCGTGCCGAGGTGGCGTTCGCCGACCGGCTGACCGCCGAGGCACCCGCCCTCGACGTCGAGGGCGACGACGGATGGCGCGGAGCGGTCGCACTGCGCTGGGTGCTCATCCATGTGATCGAGGAGTACGCCCGGCACAACGGCCACGCCGACCTGCTCCGCGAGCGGATCGACGGCGCGATCGGCGTGTAGACGATGATCACTGCATGAACCTGAGCGAGATCACGTTGATGTCCGACCCGAAGGTGGCCGCCGTACCGGTCCGGGAGTGCGGGGAGCGCCTGGTGGACGTACGCCACGAGAGCATGCTCCTGGTCGATACGCGCGCCCAGGACCCCGAGGACGCCTTCGCCCGGCTGCGCGAAGGCGTCCTGATCCGCCTTGTGCACGCCCAGACGCTGCTGCCCGACGGACTGCGCCTGTTGTTCGTCGAGGGCTACCGGCCGCCGTGGCTGCAGCGCCGTTACTTCGAGGAGTACGCGGGTCAGCTCAGGGCCCTGCATCCCGGCTGGCCCGCCGAGCGCCTGCACGCGGCGGCGAGCCGCTATGTCTCCCCGCCGGACATCGCACCGCACAGCGCGGGCTCCGCCGTCGATCTCACCCTCGCCGAGGCCGACGGTCACGAACTCGACCTCGGCACCCGGATGAACGCGGACCCCGAGGAGAGCGAGGGCGCCTGCTACACCGAGGCCGACACCATCTCCGCCGAGGCCCGTCGCAACCGGGACATACTCGGAACGGTCCTGCGGGAGGCGGGCCTGGTCAACTACCCCACCGAGTGGTGGCACTGGTCGTACGGAGACCGCTACTGGGCCCTGGCGACGGGCGCGCCGCACGCCCTCTACGGGGCGGTGGAATCAGGCGGGTGAGGACGCTGGCGTCGTCAGGCGCGTGACGAGGTCGTGCCACGCGGCGTCCAGGCGGTCCAGCGGCATGCCGCGTTCGACGGTGAGGTGATGCACGAGGACGCCGTCGACCGACCCGAGCAGGGTGTGCGCGAGGAGTTCCGCGTCGCCCGCGACGCCCGCCTGGCGCAGCAGCATCGTGACGTGCGTGAGCCGCAGCCGGTGCGCCGGGACCGCGTAGGTGCGCAGCGGGTCGGTCCGTGAGGACAGCAGCA
The window above is part of the Streptomyces venezuelae genome. Proteins encoded here:
- a CDS encoding FAD-dependent monooxygenase, with the translated sequence MNRNVLISGASIAGPALAYWLGRHGFHPTVVELAPALRTGGHAVDFRGETHLTVLERMGLLPELRRIQTGGSPMRFVDEAGETLLHLPAEFAGGEIEVLREDLARVLYEHSVPHAEYIFGDSITGLAETASGVRVEFQSGASRDFDLVIGADGLHSNVRRLAFGPEQDYVSHLGYYAATWQLPRDSYPGLAKGSVGYNAPGRLASAGADHRDPAQAGAFFVFAAPELSYDRHDPEQQKKLITDALCGLGWEVPHLLASLDQAPDLYFDSISRADVDTWSKGRVCLVGDAACGATIGGMGTGTAMVAAYVLAGELAQARGEHRRAFTRYESRLRKYAEGCQAGGERTGKFLAPATATGLRLRNTLLSRPLFLNVMLKLGERVSSTIALPDYPGDPSRVR
- a CDS encoding M15 family metallopeptidase, producing MSEITLMSDPKVAAVPVRECGERLVDVRHESMLLVDTRAQDPEDAFARLREGVLIRLVHAQTLLPDGLRLLFVEGYRPPWLQRRYFEEYAGQLRALHPGWPAERLHAAASRYVSPPDIAPHSAGSAVDLTLAEADGHELDLGTRMNADPEESEGACYTEADTISAEARRNRDILGTVLREAGLVNYPTEWWHWSYGDRYWALATGAPHALYGAVESGG
- a CDS encoding TetR/AcrR family transcriptional regulator, whose translation is MSDQHAEAARLLWGPHPKPARGPRPTLDLPRIARAGIEIADSEGSADVSMQRVAAQLGVTKMALYRYVPGKAELVALMVDAAIGPYPTAEKAHGGWREQLEDWARQLIAVFSQHPWTLEATLGSRVMGPGELSWMERAVAALDGTGLSGAERMDAAVLLVGHVRGITQQARAAGPVGKPEAQLGAILGDLMQAHGEQFPALAGALASAAQSEGQDQAWEFGLQRILDGLAALIDQRAQ